TAGATCTTTCGCTGATATTATATATAACGGAAAAATCCAGCCGGTGATAAGCCGACATTCGGTAACCGTTTCTTTCGGTGTAACTTGGAACTATTCGTCCATCGATTTTATATTTACCGCTCGGAAATGTTACTGCATTGCCCGTATTGTACACCCACGTGGCTGATAAATTCCATCTATTGCTCATGTTGTACATTGCAACCACTGAAATATCGTGTGTTCGGTCCTGCCGCGCCGGGAAGGACTTACCGTTGTTGATTTTTGTAAACTGTTCTGCCGTTCTTGCCAATGTGTACCCCAACCAGCCGGTGAACTTACCAAATTTTTTCTTCACAAGGAATTCCGCGCCATAACTCCAGCCCCTGCCGAATAACAGTTGAGATTCAACTCTCGAATTAAGTTCCAAATCTGCGTCGTTCTTATAATCGATCAGGTTCCGCATGTCTTTGTAATAAATCTCGAGAGATGTTTCGTATTCATTCTCGTTGAAATTTCTGAAATACCCCAACGTAAATTGATTTCCTCTCTGCGGTTCAATATTATTGCTGCTTGGAATCCACAAGTCGTTCGGCTTCGTTGTTGTGGAATTCGAAAGAAGGTGGAGATATTGCGTATTACGAGCATACGACGCTTTGATTGAACTCATATCATCGAGGAGAAAGTTAGCTGCAACGCGCGGTTCAAGTCCGATAAATGTTTTAACGAACCTGCCGGACGAATAAGTTTTCGTGCTTGTGGTGTTTCCGTCTTCATCATATGAATAAAATTCACCGGGACCCATAAGACTGAAGGTGGAAAACCTAAGCCCGTAATTGATTTTCAATTCAGGAAGAACCTCATACTCGTGCGAAAAGTATGCGGCATTTTCCAGAGCATATTTACGATCTATTGTTGAGCTATTGACTGAGCTTGTCGATCCGGCTGAAATTGTACCGGGCAGAAATGTATGGTAGATGGAATTGACACCAAACTTCATTGTGCTGAACGAACTGATGAAATATTGAAAGTCCGTCTTGAAGTTCAAATCGTGTATGCCGGATTTGATAGAGAACTGGTCGGTTTTTGCGCCAAAGATATTGGTGTAACTGTAATCACTGTAAATTAACGATGTGTTAGAAAAAAACTGATCGCCGAAGAGATGATTCCACCGTAAGGTTGCGGTGGAATTTCCCCAGTTAAAGCCGATGACATCGGGATAAACGAAGTTATCTCTACCGAAATAGCCGGAGAGAAATACACGGTCTTTTTCTCCAAACTTATAGTTTGCTTTCATGTTGATGTCGTAGAAGTACAAGCTTGTTTGCTTAATAATGGAATCGCTCGATAACTTGAGGAACAAATCGGCGTACGTTCTTCTGCCCGAAACGATGAAAGAGCCCTCGTCTTTAACAATCGGTCCCTGTACCGTCAACCGCGATGAAATCAACCCGATGCCGCCGGAAAACCCGAAGTTCTTTGAGTTACCATCGTTCATTCTGAGGTCCAAAACAGATGAAAGACGTCCGCCATATTCTGCAGGAATACTGCCAGTCATCATCTTCACATCTTTGATTGCGTCTGAATTGAAAACGGACATGAATCCAAGCAAATGCGAGGCGTTGTAAACAGGCGCTTCATCCAACATGATAAGATTTTGATCGGTGCGTCCTCCGCGTGCAAAAAATCCTATGTTTCCCTCGCCCGCCGACTTCACACCCGGCAGCAATTGAATCGTTTTCAAGATATCTTTTTCACCGAGCAATACGGGTATCGACTGTAACTCTCGCACCGGAAGTTTGTTTGTACTCATTTCAGTTGAAATAATATTCGTATTCAACTTCTCGCCGGAGACTACTACTTCTCCTATGACGATGGATTCAGAATTTAAAACAAAGTTAACGGTTTTGTTTCGATTCAGGGAAATAGTGTCAGTTCGTGGTTTGAATCCGATGTAGCTTATCTGAATCGTGTATTTACCCTCCGGGATGGTTAACGAATAGAACCCATAGGCATTTGTAGTCGAGCCAACGCCCTTCAGTTCTTTCACCAAAATATTTGCACCGATAAGCGCTTCACCTGTTTCAGCATCCTTGATTATTCCGCTCAATGTATATTTGTTTTGTGCAAGAGCAGAATTGAATGTGATAAAGATAAGGATGTTGACGAAGAATAAAAGAATAGTGATATGATTCTTGTTGCCGTGGAATTTTTCTTTGAACATTTTTGATATCCTTTAAATAAATCAAATATACTTATCTCAAAAAGAAAAAGCAAATTTTTGACGTACCCCAACCAAAAGAAACGACATAGATTTACCTAATTCTTCGTGCATATCTATGAAATACCAATCGATGATAGTTACATATCGGTCTATCATATATTGTTATACGATATATAGTATGCAGCGAGATGTCAACTAATAATTCTATCTTTAATTTCATAAGCTTCGCATATTCTTTTAGTTTTTTGATAAACTGCTAACAAAGATTTGCCTGGACCGATATGGTCTATATTAAATTCAGTGCGAGCATACGTTTTGATATTTCCATTAGCTTCAACATAATGGTCAAGATTATTTTTAACGAAATCGAAATACTTCTCGTCGCCTGAATGAAGCCACATCTGTTCTAATGCAACAAGCATCAAACCTTGCTCGTAATTCCATTTTTTTGATGGATGTAAAGAATCGTAAGTTACAGCACCGGGATGGCGTTCTAAAAATGAATCGGCGATACGTATCGACCAAGTTGCATCTTTGAAAACGCCGGTAGTTTTTTGACTACTGCTACAAGACGAGAATAGTCCAATCAAAAAGATTGTGATTATAATATTTTTATGAAAGAGTATCATAAATTTCATTTTGGATTATTGATATAAACTGTTCCAACAATTTCGTAACCTTACAATAATAATAATTTAGAGGTTCCATATATTATGAATTCACTCAATAAGTTTTTCTCTATGTAAAAAGAAGAATTTTGAATTTGTTACCTTCATCAATACTTGTCCTCCGAAGCTTTAGCGAAGGAGGAGCATTTGTTTAACCTCAACTGTTTTGTCGGTTTGAATCCGATAAAAATAGACGCCGGAAACTATGTTAGACGCGCCGAAATTCAACTCATGCACTCCGGCATTCTGGCGACCATCGAATAGTTCTGCAACTTCTTGTCCTAATAAATTGAATACCTTGACTGTAACAAATGATTCGGTCGGTAATCCATATTTAATAGTAGTCAACGGATTGAACGGGTTAGGATAGTTCTGTTCGACGTAGAATGATTGAGGAATACCATCAATTATTTCGACTGAATTGGGTGTACATAAGTAGCTTCCAGTTCCGATTACAATATTGGCTGCTGGTACGGTAACATTGTTTATGCAATTATCAAGCACACCAGAAGTTAGGTACAAAATCCCGTTGACTGTTGTAGGTTGTGATAATGCAACACCGCCAGTGTTATTGATAGTGAGGTCTTTTACAGTTGCCGGCATTGAAGCACTTGTGACTTGCTGATCAGAACCATTGAAAAAATAGTTAGCGGATGAGCTGAAAGAATTACCACCACCGCTGCTGGCGCCTGTGCATTGGATACTGCCTGAAATACCGCCGGGGTGAGCAGTCCGCAAAGCCGCTCCATCAAGCAAGAGAAAGCTGCCGGTATTAGAACTATTGATTACATTTGTCCCAATATCCACAGTTGAACCACCTTTGACTTCCATTGTAAAATGACTTGTACCCGTTCCGTAAGTAACATTTTCTAATGAAATGGTTTGAGGAGTAGTACCAGCGAAAACGAGTTTATTAATTTTAGGGAAGGCGCCGGAGTTCTGAAGCACCGCATTCGAGACTGAAAAATTTCCCCACAAATTCCACGTTACATCAGGTCCACTGCCCCTGCTAACACTGAAGTTACCACCGGTTACAGTAATATTTCCTTTTGTAGTAACTGTGATTGTAGCGGCAGAACTTGAACCATTAGATGCGAACTGTCCACCGCTGACAAATATATTTCCATTTATAGTTATAGGGTCGGTGTAAGTTGCTGGAGCTGCCATTTGAAGCCGAGCAGTTCCGGTGCTCAAAATTCTAATATCGCCACCAATTATATTGCCAGTCCAAGCAACATCAATATTGGCAGTTTGTCCTGTGCAATCCCATACAAAGTTGTGAAAGTTTTGATTTGAATTATTAGGTTTGCTGCCAGTTGTGTATCCTGTTACACGACAGGTGGAGCCAGTTGCCCAAGTGCAAACCGGAATAGAACCTGCAATCTGATCGTGCGAATAAGTACCACCGCTGGCAATTGTCAAACTACCTGTACCCCCTAACTTACCTTGATTCTTTAGTGTACCCGTAATTGTAACTAATGCATTGATGAACACAGAATCCGCAGTCTGAACTGTGATAGTCCCTGAACCAGTTGGAGCTGTGCTCGCTCCTACCCATGCTGTGCCGGTATATCTTTCCCAGATTCCAGCATTGCTCCAGTTACCTGTGCCGTTAGAACGGTAATCATTAAGCACTTGAGCGAAAATGGTATTAGAAAACAAAACGACACAAATAATCAGAATTAAAGTTTTAAAGTTTTTCATTTTTTTCTCCTAATTTTTTTAAATTTATTTTTTTATTATCTGTTCCAAGGTATTTCGTATCTAACATCAGCCATAATATTATGACAAGTTTCTTTATTTAGATTAACGTTCGTTTGCCACATATCTTGATATTTCATTAAAGAATATTCGTAAGTGATGTTCAAATTAATTCCAGCATACAAAATTCCACAACCAACCGAGTAGATTGAAAAGCTTACCGGTTCACCAGCTAAAGGATTTCCTTCGGGTTCAAATACTTCAGTGTGCCCACGCATACCAGCACGCAGTAAAAGCCACGATAACGGATTGTAATTTACACCTACGTGGAACACAGAAGCTGAAAGCCATGGCTTTAATTCTTTGCTGTCGGTATTCTTGTAGATTGTTGATTCGTAAGGGCGCAATTCGTATTCTAATCCAAGTGTGAGGTTCTTTAATAAGCCGATCGACATACCAACTGTTCCGCGCCACGGAAGTTGTATTTCATCTTGTCCGCTAATCGAACTAATTGACGAAGAGCCAATAGTATCAATTCGTATCTGTGTTGAAAAATCTCGTTTGATTGTTGTAGGAGGTTTTACCGAAAATCCAAAACTAACATAATTACCGCGGTAAATTCCACTGAAAGTGAATTCCTGTCCACTAAAATCGGACGTTCCTGTTTGAGTAATTTTCTTATTAAAATTCACAGAATCTAATCTGAAATAATTTTGATAAAATACGAATCTGCCCCGACCGAGACGCTGTTCGAGATCATCTGTGGTCCCTTTCAACAGCATACCACTAATACCGAGCGAAATTTTTTGGGAGAGTGCACCCGAGAAAGCTATTCCATAACCATTGATTGAACCATCACGAGAGCGGTAATATTGGGACCATTCTGTTTTAAATGTAGAATCGGGATTGTTCGGCGGTAAAGGAATTGGGATCGGGCGTTGTGAACCGATAGACGGAAACAGCACGTTATTGTTCTGATAATAATGATTCAAGTTAGCATATTCAACAGCACCAACACCAATTACGAAATTTATTTTACCCAGCGTAAAGGGGACAGCGAGAAGTGCCTGAACCGGTAGATTTTTGTTTTTCGATCTCGACCAATTCGGGCCGATGTTATCAAACGGACGTTGGACAGTATCACCAGGATTAGAACCCGGGTGTAACGAGTCAGGATTAATGATCCCGCCTGTTAACCCTTCCATGAGGAGACTGAAGTTAGAATAATATTTCAATGGTGTATATTGTTGCACTTGTGACGCTTTTGAATATTGCAGCAGTCCACCAACCGAAATTTGAATCCCCGTTAGAGACTGAAGAGAAGCCGGATTGGTAAACATCAAGCTAACATCGTTTTTTATTCCGATAGTCGTACCACCAGCTGCTCGTGAAGCAGCAGACTGAAGAGTACGATTATCGAGTCCTTGAATATCAAGAGGTTTATCATACCCTTGAGCAAAAATTTGACGAGATAAGAGAAGACAGATTAACACTTGTAGTAAAAGTGAGAATATGAAAAATATTTTCTTCATTGTAGTACTGCTCCTAAACTGATACGTTGAACATTCCCTAAGTAAGTTCCTATCGATCCATAACTATAATCCAACGATAGTAAAACCGAACCAAATTTGTGTTTAACTCCGCCGCCAATAGTTAGTCCCTCGTAATCATAATTGAACTTGTAGCCACCACGCAATGCGAATGATTCTGCAAACTCATACTCAATTCCAAAGTGAGCT
The sequence above is drawn from the Bacteroidota bacterium genome and encodes:
- a CDS encoding glycoside hydrolase family 88 protein codes for the protein MKFMILFHKNIIITIFLIGLFSSCSSSQKTTGVFKDATWSIRIADSFLERHPGAVTYDSLHPSKKWNYEQGLMLVALEQMWLHSGDEKYFDFVKNNLDHYVEANGNIKTYARTEFNIDHIGPGKSLLAVYQKTKRICEAYEIKDRIIS
- a CDS encoding TonB-dependent receptor, encoding MFKEKFHGNKNHITILLFFVNILIFITFNSALAQNKYTLSGIIKDAETGEALIGANILVKELKGVGSTTNAYGFYSLTIPEGKYTIQISYIGFKPRTDTISLNRNKTVNFVLNSESIVIGEVVVSGEKLNTNIISTEMSTNKLPVRELQSIPVLLGEKDILKTIQLLPGVKSAGEGNIGFFARGGRTDQNLIMLDEAPVYNASHLLGFMSVFNSDAIKDVKMMTGSIPAEYGGRLSSVLDLRMNDGNSKNFGFSGGIGLISSRLTVQGPIVKDEGSFIVSGRRTYADLFLKLSSDSIIKQTSLYFYDINMKANYKFGEKDRVFLSGYFGRDNFVYPDVIGFNWGNSTATLRWNHLFGDQFFSNTSLIYSDYSYTNIFGAKTDQFSIKSGIHDLNFKTDFQYFISSFSTMKFGVNSIYHTFLPGTISAGSTSSVNSSTIDRKYALENAAYFSHEYEVLPELKINYGLRFSTFSLMGPGEFYSYDEDGNTTSTKTYSSGRFVKTFIGLEPRVAANFLLDDMSSIKASYARNTQYLHLLSNSTTTKPNDLWIPSSNNIEPQRGNQFTLGYFRNFNENEYETSLEIYYKDMRNLIDYKNDADLELNSRVESQLLFGRGWSYGAEFLVKKKFGKFTGWLGYTLARTAEQFTKINNGKSFPARQDRTHDISVVAMYNMSNRWNLSATWVYNTGNAVTFPSGKYKIDGRIVPSYTERNGYRMSAYHRLDFSVIYNISERSNLNLSVYNVYNQANPYAIFFRQNENDPDKTEAVKITLFPIIPSITYNFNF
- a CDS encoding T9SS type A sorting domain-containing protein, whose protein sequence is MKNFKTLILIICVVLFSNTIFAQVLNDYRSNGTGNWSNAGIWERYTGTAWVGASTAPTGSGTITVQTADSVFINALVTITGTLKNQGKLGGTGSLTIASGGTYSHDQIAGSIPVCTWATGSTCRVTGYTTGSKPNNSNQNFHNFVWDCTGQTANIDVAWTGNIIGGDIRILSTGTARLQMAAPATYTDPITINGNIFVSGGQFASNGSSSAATITVTTKGNITVTGGNFSVSRGSGPDVTWNLWGNFSVSNAVLQNSGAFPKINKLVFAGTTPQTISLENVTYGTGTSHFTMEVKGGSTVDIGTNVINSSNTGSFLLLDGAALRTAHPGGISGSIQCTGASSGGGNSFSSSANYFFNGSDQQVTSASMPATVKDLTINNTGGVALSQPTTVNGILYLTSGVLDNCINNVTVPAANIVIGTGSYLCTPNSVEIIDGIPQSFYVEQNYPNPFNPLTTIKYGLPTESFVTVKVFNLLGQEVAELFDGRQNAGVHELNFGASNIVSGVYFYRIQTDKTVEVKQMLLLR